From the genome of Candidatus Desulfatibia profunda:
AAAACGGCGGGGCCATGGAAAAAATGGTTCCAGCCCTCCGTCTTTTCGTGGGCGGTCCAATGGGCGATGGCAGTCAGTGGTTCCCCTGGATTCATCTTGAGGATCTTCTTTGGGCCATGAAGTTTGTCGTCGAGCATGAAAAGATAGACGGGCCGGTCAACTTCTGCGCCCCCCAGGCGGTCAGAAACCGGGACTTTGCAAAAATTATGGGCCGTGTTCTGCGCCGGCCGGCCTTTATGCCGGCACCCGGTTTTATGATTCGCCTGATACTGGGCGAATTTGGGACTTCTCTGCTGTTCAGCCAGCGGGCGGTCCCGGACAAACTCATCAGTTACGGCTTTAGGTTTAAATATCCTGAAGTCGAGGCCGCCATCAGGCAAATCGTCGAAAAGTAAAAAAGATAAATCGCTACAGATCCACGCAGATATACACAGAAATGAACTTAGGGGCTTCGCCCCAATTGGAATGTTGGAGGTGGTTGAGCCAGTTAGCGGGCAAACGGGCAAACCGGCCAACGGGCCAACTGAAACCTGAAAGTGAAAATACAGACTTCGCAAAACTCCTTCATTCTCAGCAAGTTGTAGAAATCCTGAGACGTTCGAAGCAGGGTATGCAGAGGCGCCTGCCGTTATCCGCCGCCATTATTTTTGTTGACATGGTCATCTCGCCGCAATGCGCACATGCCTGGGAACGGGCCAGGGGGGCAAAGGGCGGCAGGATGCATTCGACTGCTTTGGTGGAAAAGATATCATCAAAGGGTTTTGAAAGAAGATCCGTTGCCTTGAGCAGCTTGTGGCGCCATTTTTCCTGTTCGCTGGCTGTACCGGCAGAAATGGCCGCATCAAGCCGGTTGAATTCTTTTTCGGAGCCGCCCTTGTATTGATAGGTTTTGGTGCGGGCAAAGCGATAGGCTTTTTTGCTTTGGCGGTGAAGGATCGTATATGCGTTTTTCCCGTAATCCTTTAATATCAGGTTGCCCTTGCCCGTTGAAGTGCCGAGCATGATCTGCAGGGCATCGACTGCACATGAATCGTTTTCGCAGACAGCGACGACCTCTTCGTCCCTGGAGCGCTCGAGCTGGAGCAACTCAGTGGCGGCCTTTGCAACCATATAGCCGTATACCAGTCCGGGGCAAAGATGCCCGTGAAACTCGATGCATGCTTTAAGATCGTTCGGCAATTTAAATTTTGGCTTTTCTGTTTTTTCCATGGGGAAAACTCCTGTTTGGGCCGGATATTGAACGAGTTAATAATCTAAAGGGTAATCATCCCCGTCCTTGTCATCGTCGTCATCCAGATCGTCAGATTCTGAATAGGGTATCGAATTTTTCTGCGGATCTTTGGGAATATCGTCTTCGGCGTCGATGGCGTCCGACATTTGAGACTCCTCGATGGATTCCTGTAGTTCCTTTTGAAAACGCTTGTTGATGATTTCAATCCCGGGACGAGCCAGTTTGTCACCGCCTAATTTTAGATAAACCTTTATAATATTTTGGATATCTGTATCGTTTTGCAGGTCTCCGTAGAGCAATCTCAGCAGTTGCCGGTATTCTTTTTGAAATTCGTCTGAGACGTTTAACCTCTTTGTCATTATTATCTCCTCGTTACGGTTTTAGATAAACATCATTTTTGATGATCCCGTAAGAAGTCTTTAACAGCGGCGGCATAACAAACAAGGCTGATAATAAGTCATGAGGAAAAAATGTAAAGTAATTATCATTCAAATCAATAAAAAAAATCATCAATCTGTTTATTTAATTATTTAACAAAAATTGACTTTCTTCATTTTGTTTACGCTCAATTAGGGTTTAAGCCGAATAGCTTACGAGCCGTGAATTTGCTTTAACAGCCAGGCCATATTTTCACCAAGCACTTTCATGGTGTTAAGGCCTTCATCGTCTTTTTTCACATCTCCTTTATCCAGGCCGATGCCGATGTTCCAATAACTTGAACCGGGGACAATCATCTGGCCGATGAAAAAGAAGTGGTTGATGGAGTTGAAGGCATGGATGCTCCCGGCTCGCCGAACGGCAACAACCGCCGCCCCGACCTTGCGCTTTAACATGTCGCCGTTGGCTTTACTCGTCATCCCTGCCCGGTCGATCAGCGCTTTTAGTTCTGTGGAAATGTTGGCAAAATAAGTAGGAGAAGCCAGGATTATGCCGTCGGCCTCAAGCATCTTTGCAATACACTCGTTTAAAATGTCGTCATCCACCGAACAACGTTGATTTTTATTTTCAAAGCACTTGAAGCAGGCAATGCAGCCCCGGATCTCTTGGCCGGCGAGCTGCACCAGTTCGGTTTGTATCTTTTGGTTTTCCAACTGTTCCAAGACCTGGTTGACAAGCATGGCGGTATTACCGTCTTTGCGGGCACTTCCATTAAAAGCGACGACTTTCATCTCTTGTACCTCCTTGTTGAGTTAATGCATATAAAAGTTAAAAAGCGCATGCAAGATTTTTCATGGTCGAACTTGATATGTTGACCGATTCTGTTTTATGATGACGTTTCTATGGAACCCCTATACCTTGCTGCATTTTGAAGTTTTACAATCGGCGCCATGGGATATATCCTTACCCAATTCCGGATTCGACCGATTTGGCGCTATCGAAAGATAAAACACCGGATCGCTTCAGATATTAAATTGTATAAAGAAGAATTATGTTTTGGCAACCAAAACCTTTAGATAATTAAGAGGATAACCGCCATGACCACACCAGAATTGACCCCGGGACCTTTAATGGAGCTATCCGGAAGATATTGGGAAACATGTACCCTGCATGCCGGGGTAAAACTTGATATTTTTACGATTATCGGGAGCGATGAACTTACCAGCGATGATGTCGCTCAAAAAATAGGCGCTGATAAGAGAGCTGTCGAGATGCTCCTGAACGCCCTTGCCGCCATGAACCTTTTGGACAAAAACAATCATGGGTACTGCAACACTCCCATAAGTAAATCTTTTCTTGTAAAAGACTCCCCCCGCTATGTCGGCCATATCATCAGGCACCATCATCATCTGGTCGAGTCCTGGGCCCAGTTGGATGCGGCAATTCAAACCGGCCAACCGGTCAGAACCAGGGTCTCTTTTGATGACGAGGACCGGCGGGAAAGTTTCCTTTTGGGGATGTTTAATATTGCCATGGGTCTGGCCCCGGTGATCGTGCCCTTAATCGATCTTTCCGGTCGGCGGCATTTCCTTGATCTTGGCGGAGGCCCCGGCACCTATGCCATCCAGTTTTGTCTGAAAAATAAGCAACTTAAAGCTACGATTTATGATCTGCCCACAACCCGG
Proteins encoded in this window:
- a CDS encoding TraR/DksA C4-type zinc finger protein yields the protein MEKTEKPKFKLPNDLKACIEFHGHLCPGLVYGYMVAKAATELLQLERSRDEEVVAVCENDSCAVDALQIMLGTSTGKGNLILKDYGKNAYTILHRQSKKAYRFARTKTYQYKGGSEKEFNRLDAAISAGTASEQEKWRHKLLKATDLLSKPFDDIFSTKAVECILPPFAPLARSQACAHCGEMTMSTKIMAADNGRRLCIPCFERLRISTTC
- a CDS encoding flavodoxin family protein, which gives rise to MKVVAFNGSARKDGNTAMLVNQVLEQLENQKIQTELVQLAGQEIRGCIACFKCFENKNQRCSVDDDILNECIAKMLEADGIILASPTYFANISTELKALIDRAGMTSKANGDMLKRKVGAAVVAVRRAGSIHAFNSINHFFFIGQMIVPGSSYWNIGIGLDKGDVKKDDEGLNTMKVLGENMAWLLKQIHGS
- a CDS encoding methyltransferase, which produces MTTPELTPGPLMELSGRYWETCTLHAGVKLDIFTIIGSDELTSDDVAQKIGADKRAVEMLLNALAAMNLLDKNNHGYCNTPISKSFLVKDSPRYVGHIIRHHHHLVESWAQLDAAIQTGQPVRTRVSFDDEDRRESFLLGMFNIAMGLAPVIVPLIDLSGRRHFLDLGGGPGTYAIQFCLKNKQLKATIYDLPTTRPFAEKTIAKFGLTDRIDFKDIDYLEDDIKGAYDVAWLSQILHGEGPEDCRRIINKAVSALEPGGLILIHEFILNNTMDGPLFPALFSLNMLLGTSSGQSYSEEQIMGMLSDAGVGELRRIYFESPNDSSIIAGIVKK